From the Herpetosiphon gulosus genome, one window contains:
- a CDS encoding protein kinase: MHLVAGQQYGRYEIVDDRLAEGLSGPVYHAIINHDDGHREEVALKFLTNKLPQVRQYFMNEERLLKKAEHPHVIGFVHSNVRDEPYTLATTFVYAYSNKELSKQKSETIALQIAEQIGSALDYLHIAHPDSPVIHRDVKPDNILVDKASHDAILIDLSVASHERFALVDERGFGTPPYMAPEQYTGHEVPATDQYALALVVYYFLTGDTIPTIKPPKIKGMESNDPQVYQSALAIWNTEFRQQLAAQNERIRKNLAKHPTAIEVFLKATAFEPTERYSSCAAFSMAMHEALRNDGAAFAAPSMPISNSRRSTMISIGAISALVLIAVLFLLLGGGDTPDPNGKATPEQAAMPPTSTLPETPTTGGIPTVTIEAVIPTSTLPPIVSPTAGGREVTLSQGYILRARPGDGSANALGSGQALEGQKFLVLDENPSTINGDQRKWFNVQRINGGEIGWLPETVLR; encoded by the coding sequence ATGCATCTTGTTGCAGGTCAACAATATGGGCGCTATGAAATTGTTGATGATCGTTTGGCGGAGGGGCTTTCCGGCCCGGTCTATCATGCGATCATCAACCACGATGATGGGCATCGTGAAGAAGTGGCGCTCAAATTTCTGACGAACAAACTTCCTCAAGTTCGTCAGTATTTTATGAATGAGGAACGTTTGCTGAAGAAAGCCGAGCACCCCCATGTGATCGGCTTTGTGCACAGTAATGTCCGTGACGAGCCCTATACGCTAGCCACGACGTTTGTTTATGCCTACAGCAATAAAGAGTTATCGAAGCAAAAAAGCGAAACTATCGCGCTACAAATTGCCGAGCAAATTGGCAGCGCGTTGGATTATCTGCATATTGCCCACCCCGATAGCCCAGTTATTCATCGTGATGTAAAGCCCGATAACATTTTGGTTGATAAAGCCTCGCACGATGCGATTCTGATTGACCTCAGCGTGGCTTCACACGAACGCTTTGCCTTGGTCGATGAACGTGGTTTTGGTACACCACCGTATATGGCTCCTGAGCAATATACGGGGCATGAAGTGCCAGCAACCGACCAATATGCCTTGGCCTTGGTTGTCTACTACTTCCTAACTGGCGATACGATTCCAACGATCAAACCGCCCAAAATCAAGGGCATGGAATCGAATGATCCCCAAGTATATCAATCAGCTTTGGCGATCTGGAATACTGAATTTCGTCAGCAATTGGCGGCTCAGAACGAGCGGATTCGCAAAAACTTGGCCAAACATCCCACCGCAATCGAGGTTTTCTTAAAAGCGACTGCCTTCGAGCCAACCGAGCGGTATAGTTCATGTGCAGCCTTCAGTATGGCCATGCACGAAGCGTTGCGCAACGATGGAGCCGCATTTGCCGCTCCAAGCATGCCGATCAGCAATTCACGGCGCTCAACCATGATCAGTATTGGGGCAATTAGTGCTCTGGTTTTAATTGCAGTGCTCTTTTTATTGTTGGGTGGTGGCGATACGCCTGATCCAAATGGTAAAGCAACGCCAGAACAAGCGGCGATGCCTCCAACCTCAACCTTACCCGAAACCCCCACTACTGGTGGTATTCCAACGGTCACGATCGAGGCGGTTATTCCAACCTCAACCTTACCACCAATAGTTTCACCAACTGCTGGGGGTCGTGAGGTAACCCTAAGTCAAGGCTATATTTTACGGGCCCGACCTGGCGATGGTAGCGCGAATGCCCTTGGAAGTGGCCAAGCGCTTGAAGGCCAAAAGTTTCTTGTGCTTGATGAGAACCCCAGCACAATCAATGGTGATCAACGGAAATGGTTCAATGTACAACGTATCAACGGTGGAGAAATAGGATGGCTACCAGAAACAGTCTTACGCTAG
- a CDS encoding YebC/PmpR family DNA-binding transcriptional regulator — protein sequence MSGHTKWHEIRRKKGVLDQRRGQRWTKIARDITIAAREGGGSPDMNFRLRLAIEKAKADNMPSDNIQRAIDRGTGVSGEAALEEVTYEGYGPGGIAVIVDAATDNRNRTVSEIRTAFNKNGGTLGEGGSVGWMFDIKGLISIDRTEKTDPDEVTLLAIDADADDVIVNDDAIIVYTEFSKLAAVRDALNEQGLKISTAEKTMLAKTIMEADEATTFQILRLMERLEDLDDVQKVYSNLEVSDELAEKYAEQG from the coding sequence ATGTCAGGGCATACAAAATGGCATGAAATTCGCCGCAAAAAAGGGGTTCTTGATCAACGCCGAGGCCAACGCTGGACGAAAATCGCTCGTGATATTACGATCGCCGCCCGCGAAGGTGGTGGCAGCCCCGACATGAACTTCCGGCTGCGCTTGGCGATTGAAAAAGCCAAAGCCGATAATATGCCATCGGATAATATTCAACGAGCAATTGATCGCGGCACTGGCGTAAGCGGTGAAGCAGCGCTCGAAGAAGTTACCTACGAAGGCTATGGCCCAGGCGGAATTGCAGTGATCGTCGATGCTGCCACCGACAATCGCAACCGCACCGTTTCCGAAATTCGCACCGCCTTTAACAAAAATGGTGGAACGCTCGGCGAAGGCGGTTCAGTCGGTTGGATGTTTGACATCAAAGGTTTGATCAGTATTGATCGAACTGAAAAAACCGACCCCGATGAAGTGACCTTGCTGGCGATCGATGCTGATGCTGATGATGTGATTGTCAACGACGATGCAATTATTGTTTACACCGAGTTTAGTAAATTGGCGGCGGTGCGCGATGCGCTCAATGAACAAGGCCTGAAAATCAGCACGGCGGAAAAAACCATGCTGGCCAAGACAATCATGGAAGCTGACGAAGCGACGACCTTCCAGATTTTGCGGCTAATGGAGCGGCTCGAAGATCTCGATGATGTGCAAAAAGTCTATAGCAACCTTGAAGTATCCGATGAACTAGCCGAAAAATATGCCGAACAAGGCTAG
- a CDS encoding vWA domain-containing protein yields MKTWILRCSLALLLLSPVLTYAQAAYEVKLTDAQLLQDRVVNFKMRVTDTTTGQDVPPLEPGDIAIYQDGQLLTDSQLVMHAITTDATHPTSHTIPFDSQNVLRASGATIGLVTDLSVALGDPFIGEVRTAAESWINLGNAVSPNDPESIGLFIPRSSNSQSTRPAAAPEFDRDHNKIIGVLRTEPPRDGATNLYGAVLEAVTATAAEAKKRGTDSYVVVFGDGSVTPDSAGLFSQIVDLANKNNTIIIAVGIGKTENLDKASNQLPNLASSTNGRYVAGGPEERPSKMEQAYKALVKPVNRTGYDLAFAHTAPRDDKQHTFQVKVTIAGQTWESSTLPIPIGGLATESEFTSLSQLQKYYLLRGVPAAIILAAVTTALATATRRRPTRIDPGAGK; encoded by the coding sequence ATGAAAACGTGGATTTTGCGTTGTAGCCTTGCGTTGCTGCTGCTCTCGCCAGTTTTGACCTATGCTCAAGCAGCCTATGAAGTTAAACTCACCGATGCTCAATTACTGCAAGATCGGGTGGTCAACTTCAAGATGCGGGTGACTGATACGACCACTGGTCAGGATGTACCACCTTTGGAACCTGGCGATATTGCAATTTATCAAGATGGTCAATTGCTAACAGATTCTCAATTGGTGATGCATGCCATCACCACTGATGCGACCCACCCAACCAGCCACACGATTCCCTTTGATAGCCAAAATGTTTTACGCGCTTCGGGGGCAACGATTGGCTTGGTGACTGATTTAAGTGTTGCGCTCGGCGATCCGTTTATCGGCGAAGTTCGCACTGCTGCTGAAAGCTGGATCAACCTTGGTAACGCGGTTTCACCCAACGATCCAGAATCGATTGGTTTGTTTATTCCGCGCTCATCAAATAGCCAATCAACCCGTCCAGCCGCTGCACCCGAGTTTGATCGCGACCACAATAAAATTATTGGGGTTTTGCGCACTGAGCCACCACGCGATGGTGCAACCAATTTGTATGGGGCAGTCTTAGAGGCCGTTACTGCTACCGCAGCCGAAGCCAAAAAACGCGGCACTGATAGCTATGTAGTGGTATTTGGCGATGGCTCGGTTACCCCCGATAGCGCTGGTTTGTTCAGCCAAATCGTCGATCTTGCCAATAAAAACAACACGATTATTATTGCCGTTGGGATTGGCAAGACTGAAAATTTGGATAAAGCTAGCAATCAACTGCCTAATTTAGCCAGCAGCACCAACGGGCGCTACGTTGCTGGAGGCCCAGAAGAGCGGCCAAGCAAAATGGAGCAAGCCTATAAAGCCTTGGTTAAGCCCGTTAACCGCACTGGCTACGATCTGGCATTTGCCCATACAGCACCGCGCGACGATAAACAACACACCTTCCAAGTTAAGGTGACGATTGCAGGCCAAACCTGGGAAAGCTCAACTTTGCCAATTCCAATTGGTGGGCTAGCCACCGAATCGGAGTTTACCTCGTTAAGCCAACTTCAAAAATATTATCTACTGCGTGGCGTGCCCGCCGCAATTATTTTGGCAGCAGTCACAACCGCTTTAGCAACCGCCACCCGCCGTCGCCCAACTCGGATTGATCCAGGGGCTGGCAAGTAG
- a CDS encoding FHA domain-containing protein — MTNFEFWQKVKEMGQITYDWWYPTIALPALIWAVSVLFLAIFAARKIKKVHNRFLTLFLSTIPVLLIFPSAYITQALGSALNRVGYTLPENVNDFASNDALVLGNYLNAFGLWGVLGITFTLPLILSSLSRSEVPVISPAIRNATKTITNIATRAFGRRGGAGGGGRINAPYGSITINNGSRKGSIEALRPDFTIGGKGDIQVSDVIVSRTHAKFVLEDNQIAVIDLGSTNGTFLVRDGQGFMLDSQPVPLEHGDMLYLGDPNQDNAVEMVFEFNTGA; from the coding sequence ATGACCAATTTTGAGTTCTGGCAAAAAGTTAAGGAAATGGGTCAGATCACGTATGACTGGTGGTATCCTACGATTGCGCTTCCGGCTTTAATTTGGGCAGTTTCGGTTCTCTTCTTGGCAATCTTTGCCGCACGTAAAATTAAAAAAGTGCATAATCGCTTTTTAACCCTCTTTTTATCGACCATTCCAGTATTGTTGATCTTCCCATCGGCCTATATTACCCAAGCTCTTGGCAGTGCGCTGAATCGGGTTGGTTATACGTTGCCTGAGAATGTCAACGATTTTGCCAGCAACGATGCACTCGTGCTCGGCAATTATCTGAATGCCTTTGGCTTATGGGGAGTATTGGGCATCACCTTCACCTTACCGTTGATTCTGAGCAGCCTCTCACGCAGCGAAGTGCCAGTGATCAGCCCAGCCATTCGCAATGCCACCAAAACCATCACCAATATTGCTACCCGCGCTTTTGGCCGACGTGGCGGAGCTGGCGGTGGTGGGCGGATTAATGCACCCTATGGCTCGATCACAATCAACAATGGCTCGCGTAAAGGCTCAATCGAAGCCTTACGACCCGATTTTACAATTGGCGGCAAGGGTGATATCCAAGTTAGTGATGTAATTGTTTCACGGACCCATGCCAAATTTGTGTTGGAAGATAATCAAATTGCCGTGATTGACCTTGGTAGCACCAACGGCACTTTCTTGGTGCGCGATGGTCAAGGCTTTATGCTCGATAGTCAGCCTGTGCCGCTTGAACATGGCGATATGCTCTATCTCGGCGACCCCAACCAAGACAATGCAGTAGAAATGGTATTTGAGTTTAATACAGGAGCATAA